In a single window of the Mechercharimyces sp. CAU 1602 genome:
- a CDS encoding DoxX family protein translates to MKWVVRILQGLLGASFTFIGANMLLAAESMATQFEALNLPIWFVYVTGVLELFCGLGLLAGFWKNKLITWSAGFIAVIMAGAVFFHFAAGQGIAEAAPASIIFLLALILTYGQYRLNSKS, encoded by the coding sequence ATGAAATGGGTTGTAAGAATTCTGCAAGGTTTATTAGGTGCTTCTTTTACATTTATTGGTGCAAATATGCTACTAGCTGCTGAATCTATGGCTACTCAATTTGAAGCTTTAAACTTACCCATTTGGTTTGTGTATGTAACAGGTGTACTCGAACTGTTTTGTGGATTGGGCTTATTAGCAGGTTTCTGGAAAAACAAACTAATTACTTGGTCCGCAGGTTTCATCGCAGTTATTATGGCTGGAGCCGTTTTCTTTCATTTTGCAGCTGGGCAAGGAATAGCAGAAGCGGCTCCTGCCAGCATCATTTTCTTACTTGCATTGATTCTAACCTATGGTCAATATC